The proteins below are encoded in one region of Micromonospora pisi:
- a CDS encoding geranylgeranyl reductase family protein has protein sequence MRMDCYDVAVVGAGPAGSAAALAARRAGASVLLLDRAEFPRDKACGDGIAAHTLDVLAELGVPDAAAGFAAVPALRLVAPGGAQVARSLPRPAYTVPRRIFDARLVDAAVAAGARLRQHTVRRIDAHEDRVVLDGAVAARAVVGADGAGSTVRRALGHPNNPDGHLAIAIRGYAPAAPGPVEQQIVTSGTGWPAYAWSFPIGDGRANVGYGEVLRGAPVTRSRLLDGLRALLPDLAVDTVTELRAHHLPLSTRRPPSGRGRILLAGDALSLINPFTGEGIFYAVLSGALAGAAAARSPGDAADRYADTLRRRLGRHLRHSSAVARLARHRRVVDAAVRAAEQDQRVFGVMVELGLGDGLLDLRTVRRIGRGLAVHGWAPPARPAI, from the coding sequence ATGAGGATGGACTGCTACGACGTGGCCGTGGTCGGCGCCGGACCGGCCGGCTCGGCCGCCGCGCTCGCCGCCCGCCGGGCCGGTGCGAGTGTGCTGCTGCTGGACCGGGCCGAGTTTCCCCGGGACAAGGCATGCGGAGACGGCATCGCCGCGCACACCCTCGACGTCCTCGCCGAGCTGGGCGTACCGGACGCGGCGGCCGGGTTCGCGGCGGTGCCGGCGCTACGGCTGGTCGCGCCGGGCGGTGCGCAGGTCGCCCGGTCCCTGCCCCGGCCCGCGTACACGGTGCCTCGGCGGATCTTCGACGCGCGCCTGGTGGACGCGGCGGTGGCGGCCGGCGCGCGGCTACGGCAGCACACCGTACGCCGAATTGACGCCCACGAGGACCGGGTCGTGCTCGACGGCGCCGTGGCGGCGCGGGCCGTGGTCGGCGCTGACGGCGCCGGGTCGACCGTCCGCCGCGCGCTCGGCCATCCGAACAACCCCGACGGACACCTCGCGATCGCCATCCGGGGCTACGCGCCGGCCGCCCCCGGACCGGTCGAGCAGCAGATCGTCACCTCTGGCACCGGATGGCCGGCTTACGCCTGGTCGTTCCCGATCGGCGACGGCCGGGCCAACGTCGGGTACGGCGAGGTGCTGCGGGGTGCGCCGGTCACCAGGAGCCGCCTCCTCGACGGTCTGCGCGCCCTCCTGCCCGACCTGGCGGTCGACACGGTCACCGAACTGCGCGCCCACCATCTGCCGCTCTCCACCCGCCGTCCGCCGTCCGGCCGGGGCCGGATCCTGCTCGCCGGTGACGCGCTCTCCCTGATCAACCCGTTCACCGGTGAGGGCATCTTCTACGCCGTGCTCTCCGGTGCCCTCGCCGGTGCCGCAGCGGCCCGGTCCCCCGGCGACGCCGCCGACCGGTACGCCGACACTCTGCGCCGCCGGCTCGGCCGTCATCTGCGCCACAGTTCGGCGGTGGCCCGACTGGCCCGGCACCGTCGGGTCGTCGACGCCGCCGTACGCGCCGCCGAACAGGACCAGCGGGTCTTCGGGGTGATGGTCGAGCTGGGGCTCGGTGACGGGCTGCTGGACCTGCGCACGGTACGCCGGATCGGACGCGGACTCGCCGTCCACGGATGGGCGCCCCCGGCTCGCCCTGCGATTTAG
- a CDS encoding peptidoglycan recognition protein family protein: MISRRAVLRGSASTAVAMAAGIVAAGSGATSASAASAGPRAVPTTLAANRGRLASRTVVTAPKLPLTHLSVAHTGESAAVRLRTAAGWGQWRELGGCAGGRDGSPAAGYRSSVVVAAGATAYEVQAKDGSTVSTVELNTVDGPLRTVAAPVRNALPLPSGATLPFYLSRGTWDADESLRFAADGSEVWPGQFIPVQTLTVHHTGLTEHNGDPDPAATVRAIYYDQCVLQGWGDIGYHLLIDEQGRVYEGRYSGSDAIPVYGSALGDDRRPLMVNAAHVGGFNAGNVGVCLLGRFSTGQPTAAAHRSLVLVLAALSALGRLNPTARTTYVNPLSGVSGEVNVISGHRDWASIGADPTECPGDAFYPYLGKLRREVAALYR; this comes from the coding sequence GTGATCTCTCGACGTGCGGTGCTGCGCGGTTCTGCGAGTACAGCGGTGGCGATGGCGGCCGGGATCGTGGCGGCGGGGTCGGGCGCGACCTCGGCCAGCGCCGCCTCGGCCGGCCCGCGTGCGGTGCCGACCACTCTCGCCGCGAACCGGGGTCGGTTGGCCAGTCGTACGGTCGTGACGGCGCCGAAGCTGCCGCTGACCCATCTGTCGGTGGCGCACACCGGCGAGTCGGCCGCGGTCCGACTGCGTACCGCCGCCGGCTGGGGGCAGTGGCGGGAACTGGGCGGATGTGCCGGTGGGCGGGACGGCTCCCCGGCCGCCGGTTACCGTTCCAGCGTGGTGGTGGCGGCCGGTGCCACCGCCTACGAGGTGCAGGCGAAGGACGGCTCGACCGTCTCCACGGTGGAACTGAACACCGTCGACGGCCCGCTCCGGACGGTCGCCGCGCCGGTGCGCAACGCTCTGCCGCTGCCGTCGGGCGCAACGTTGCCGTTCTATCTCTCCCGGGGCACCTGGGATGCCGACGAGTCGCTGCGTTTCGCCGCCGACGGCAGCGAGGTGTGGCCGGGCCAGTTCATCCCCGTACAGACTCTCACCGTGCACCACACCGGACTGACCGAGCACAACGGTGACCCCGACCCGGCGGCCACCGTACGCGCGATCTACTACGACCAGTGTGTCCTGCAGGGGTGGGGAGACATCGGTTACCACCTGTTGATCGATGAGCAGGGACGGGTCTACGAGGGCCGGTACTCCGGGTCGGACGCCATCCCGGTGTACGGGTCGGCACTCGGTGACGATCGTCGACCGCTCATGGTCAACGCGGCGCACGTCGGCGGGTTCAACGCGGGCAACGTCGGTGTCTGCCTGCTCGGCCGCTTCTCCACCGGGCAGCCCACCGCGGCGGCGCACCGGTCGCTGGTGCTCGTCCTGGCGGCGTTGAGCGCTCTGGGTCGGCTGAACCCGACCGCCCGGACCACCTATGTCAATCCGCTGAGCGGGGTCAGCGGTGAGGTGAACGTGATTTCGGGTCACCGGGACTGGGCCAGCATCGGCGCGGACCCCACCGAGTGTCCCGGTGACGCGTTCTATCCCTACCTCGGCAAACTGCGCAGGGAGGTCGCCGCGCTCTACCGCTGA
- the otsB gene encoding trehalose-phosphatase — translation MRPINTGNQRPPRPLTAEQAWQATTGRAGQCVLFFDFDGTLAPVHDDPTAVQPAPKVLAALDALASVVQRVAIVSARPVEFLRDHFVGLTDVDLYGLYGLEHSHGSGETVTEEAALPWVPTMAELAQQARDELPAGALVEYKRLSVALHYRTAPQLAQAVETWGREQAERRGLRVQIGRMVIEIKPPVDRDKGMVIGEAVQGAGCAWYFGDDVSDIKAFAALRAREETHPDFFGVCVAVANPETGAEVSTAADLTIDSPEALGDFLTEAVHRFS, via the coding sequence GTGCGGCCGATCAACACGGGTAATCAGCGCCCGCCCCGTCCCCTGACAGCGGAACAGGCCTGGCAGGCCACCACCGGCCGGGCCGGGCAGTGTGTGCTGTTCTTCGACTTCGACGGCACACTGGCGCCGGTCCACGACGACCCGACCGCCGTGCAACCGGCGCCGAAGGTGCTCGCGGCCCTCGACGCCCTGGCCAGCGTGGTCCAACGGGTAGCCATCGTGTCGGCCCGACCGGTCGAGTTCCTCCGCGACCACTTCGTCGGGCTGACCGACGTCGACCTTTACGGGCTCTACGGGCTGGAACACAGCCACGGCTCCGGTGAGACCGTCACCGAAGAGGCGGCGCTGCCCTGGGTGCCGACCATGGCCGAGCTCGCCCAGCAGGCCCGCGACGAACTACCGGCCGGCGCCCTGGTCGAGTACAAGCGCCTCTCCGTCGCCCTGCACTACCGCACCGCGCCCCAACTCGCCCAGGCCGTCGAGACCTGGGGCCGGGAACAGGCCGAACGGCGGGGTCTACGGGTTCAGATCGGACGGATGGTCATCGAGATCAAGCCGCCCGTCGACCGGGACAAGGGCATGGTGATCGGCGAAGCCGTCCAGGGCGCCGGCTGCGCCTGGTATTTCGGCGACGACGTCTCCGACATCAAGGCCTTCGCGGCCCTGCGGGCCCGCGAGGAGACCCACCCCGACTTCTTCGGGGTCTGCGTCGCCGTCGCCAACCCCGAGACCGGCGCCGAGGTCTCCACCGCCGCCGACCTCACCATCGACTCCCCCGAAGCTCTCGGCGACTTCCTCACCGAGGCCGTGCACAGGTTCAGCTGA
- a CDS encoding DMT family transporter: MSLLDTGTTAKITPTARRAGAVGLAVVSGSAVAVQSRINGELGVRLHDGIAAAVISFGIGLVALVALAFGSSTGRRHLGVFRSALRDGSLRPWQCFGGACGAFMVANQGLTVGRLGVAIFTVAVVAGQSASSLVVDRAGIGPGGRQRVTATRLAGAALTVPAVFLAVGDGPNDPAGLALALLPLLAGLGLAWQQAVNGRVRAASGSVLTATLVNFAVGLAALLVAFAVSLAVRGWPTGALPTEPWLYLGGPIGILFIAIAAALVRFTGVLLLGLATIAGQVVGAVVIDVAAPGGASGPGPFTLLGAALTLAAVLVAARQKS; the protein is encoded by the coding sequence ATGAGCCTGCTCGACACGGGTACCACCGCGAAAATCACCCCGACCGCGCGCCGGGCCGGGGCCGTCGGCCTCGCCGTCGTCTCCGGCAGCGCGGTCGCGGTGCAGTCCCGGATCAACGGCGAACTCGGCGTACGCCTGCACGACGGCATCGCCGCAGCGGTGATCTCCTTCGGCATCGGGCTGGTCGCGCTCGTCGCGCTGGCCTTCGGCAGCTCCACCGGGCGGCGCCACCTCGGGGTGTTCCGCTCCGCCCTGCGAGACGGGTCGTTGCGCCCCTGGCAGTGTTTCGGCGGCGCCTGCGGCGCGTTCATGGTGGCCAACCAGGGGCTGACCGTCGGCCGGCTCGGCGTGGCGATCTTCACCGTCGCCGTGGTCGCCGGGCAGTCGGCGAGCAGCCTGGTGGTCGACCGGGCCGGTATCGGTCCGGGCGGCCGGCAACGCGTCACCGCCACCCGACTCGCCGGCGCGGCGCTCACCGTACCGGCGGTCTTCCTCGCTGTCGGCGACGGTCCGAACGACCCGGCCGGACTCGCCCTGGCCCTGCTGCCGCTCCTGGCCGGCTTGGGCCTGGCCTGGCAGCAGGCGGTCAACGGGCGGGTACGGGCAGCCTCCGGCAGCGTGCTGACCGCCACCCTGGTCAACTTCGCGGTCGGTCTGGCGGCGCTGCTCGTCGCGTTCGCCGTGAGCCTGGCGGTACGCGGCTGGCCGACCGGCGCGCTCCCCACCGAGCCCTGGCTCTATCTCGGCGGCCCGATCGGCATCCTGTTCATCGCGATCGCGGCCGCCCTGGTCCGCTTCACCGGCGTACTCCTGCTCGGTCTGGCGACGATCGCCGGCCAGGTGGTCGGCGCGGTGGTGATCGACGTGGCCGCTCCCGGTGGCGCCAGCGGGCCGGGCCCGTTCACCCTGCTCGGCGCGGCCCTCACCCTGGCCGCCGTCCTCGTCGCCGCCCGACAGAAGAGTTGA
- a CDS encoding isoprenyl transferase, whose amino-acid sequence MTLRDLVYSAYERRLAAKLAGKPVPRHVGVMCDGNRRWAREMGYVDPNDGHRVGAAKIKHVLEWCDQANIGHVTLYLLATDNLRRPASELDPLLQIIEDLVIELAEEGNPWRLRMVGALDLLPAQTATALKAAEERTQERAGGAQVNIAVGYGGRREIADAVRSLLYEHAAAGGTIEELAEVLDVEHISEHLYTRGQPDPDLVIRTSGEQRLSGFLLWQSAHSEFYFCDANWPDFRHVDFLRALRSYASRQRRYGV is encoded by the coding sequence ATGACTCTGCGGGACCTGGTGTACTCAGCGTACGAACGGCGGTTGGCGGCGAAGCTCGCCGGTAAGCCCGTGCCACGCCATGTCGGCGTGATGTGCGACGGCAACCGGAGATGGGCCCGCGAGATGGGCTACGTCGACCCGAACGACGGTCACCGGGTCGGTGCAGCCAAGATCAAACACGTCCTCGAATGGTGCGACCAGGCCAACATCGGGCACGTCACCCTCTACCTCCTCGCCACCGACAATCTGCGCCGGCCCGCGAGTGAACTGGACCCCCTGCTCCAGATCATCGAGGACCTGGTGATCGAGCTCGCCGAGGAGGGCAACCCCTGGCGACTGCGGATGGTCGGCGCACTCGACCTGCTACCGGCACAGACCGCCACCGCGCTCAAGGCGGCGGAGGAACGTACCCAGGAACGCGCCGGGGGCGCCCAGGTCAACATCGCGGTCGGGTACGGCGGCCGGCGTGAGATCGCCGACGCCGTACGGTCGCTCCTCTACGAGCACGCCGCCGCTGGCGGCACCATCGAGGAACTCGCCGAGGTGCTCGACGTCGAGCACATCTCCGAGCACCTCTACACCCGTGGCCAACCCGACCCTGACCTGGTCATCCGAACCAGCGGCGAGCAGCGCCTCTCCGGCTTCCTGCTCTGGCAGTCGGCCCACTCCGAGTTCTACTTCTGCGACGCCAACTGGCCCGATTTCCGCCACGTCGACTTCCTCCGCGCACTCCGCTCGTACGCCAGCCGCCAACGCCGCTACGGGGTCTAG
- a CDS encoding PhoH family protein, which yields MTTRRTNSRADQDPGATPATGRARGGRRASTAPSAGPEPAPAGRAYVLDTSVLLSDPAAFHRFAEHEVVLPLVVISELEGKRHHPELGWFARQALRMLDELRIKHGRLDQPVPTNDLGGTLRVELNHADDSVLPPGFRNESNDTRILSVALNLAAEGREVILVSKDMPLRVKAASVGLTADEYRHGQASDPTWTGMAELELGEEQIKQLYGGEPLDLDEAAGMPCHTGLVLHSPRGSALGRVGPDKSVRLVRGDREAFGLRGRSAEQRIALDLLLDESIGIVSLGGRAGTGKSALALCAGLEAVMERRRHKKVIVFRPLYAVGGQELGYLPGSESEKMSPWAQAVFDTLGAVVHENVMDEVLARGMLEVLPLTHIRGRSLHDAFVIVDEAQSLERGVLLTVLSRVGQGSRVVLTHDVAQRDNLRVGRHDGVTAVIEALKGHPLFAHVTLTRSERSPIAEVVTDLLEDIPL from the coding sequence GTGACGACTCGCCGTACCAACTCCAGGGCCGACCAGGACCCGGGCGCGACTCCCGCGACCGGGCGTGCCAGAGGCGGACGGAGGGCCAGCACGGCCCCGTCCGCCGGTCCGGAGCCCGCACCAGCCGGCCGTGCCTACGTGCTGGACACCTCGGTGTTGCTCTCCGACCCAGCCGCTTTCCACCGGTTCGCCGAGCACGAGGTGGTGCTCCCGCTGGTGGTGATCTCCGAACTCGAAGGGAAGCGACACCATCCGGAGCTCGGCTGGTTCGCCCGCCAAGCCCTGCGCATGCTCGACGAACTGCGGATCAAGCATGGCCGGCTGGATCAGCCGGTGCCCACCAACGATCTCGGCGGCACGCTGCGGGTCGAGCTGAACCACGCCGACGACTCGGTGCTCCCACCCGGGTTCCGGAACGAGTCCAACGACACCCGGATCCTCTCCGTCGCCCTCAACCTGGCGGCCGAGGGCCGCGAGGTCATCCTGGTCAGCAAGGACATGCCGCTGCGGGTCAAGGCCGCTTCCGTCGGCCTCACCGCGGACGAGTACCGGCATGGCCAGGCCAGCGACCCGACCTGGACCGGAATGGCCGAGTTGGAGCTGGGCGAGGAACAGATCAAGCAGCTGTACGGGGGCGAGCCGCTGGATCTCGACGAGGCGGCCGGTATGCCGTGCCACACCGGGTTGGTGCTGCACTCGCCCCGTGGCTCGGCGCTCGGCCGGGTCGGGCCGGACAAGTCCGTACGGCTGGTCCGTGGCGATCGGGAGGCGTTCGGGCTGCGGGGCCGCTCGGCGGAGCAGCGGATCGCGCTGGATCTCCTGCTGGACGAGTCGATCGGGATCGTCTCGCTGGGGGGTCGGGCCGGAACCGGAAAGTCCGCCCTGGCGCTCTGTGCCGGGCTGGAGGCGGTGATGGAACGCCGTCGGCACAAGAAGGTGATCGTGTTCCGGCCGCTCTACGCGGTCGGTGGCCAGGAGTTGGGCTACCTGCCCGGGTCCGAGTCGGAGAAGATGTCGCCCTGGGCGCAGGCGGTCTTCGACACCCTCGGCGCGGTGGTGCACGAGAACGTCATGGACGAGGTGCTGGCGCGCGGGATGCTGGAGGTGCTGCCGCTCACCCACATCCGTGGCCGGAGCCTGCACGACGCCTTTGTCATCGTGGACGAGGCGCAGTCGCTGGAGCGCGGGGTGCTGCTCACCGTGTTGTCCCGGGTGGGACAGGGATCGCGGGTGGTGCTCACCCACGATGTCGCCCAGCGCGACAACCTGCGGGTCGGCCGGCATGACGGCGTCACGGCGGTGATCGAGGCACTCAAGGGTCATCCGCTCTTCGCGCACGTGACCCTGACCCGTTCGGAGCGGTCGCCGATCGCGGAAGTGGTCACCGATCTCCTGGAGGACATCCCGCTGTAG
- a CDS encoding XRE family transcriptional regulator, with the protein MPDSAHGRKIAFAAFVRKALDDARANRAWTGTEVSRRTGVSRQTINRWVRGEWASDPEAERVVAFCEGLGLNPTTAFGVLGWDRATSTRTAPPTPPMDPDVEALLRRLVDPNVSEAEKFHIRETIRYLAYRPTLPVDVRKGGKRAG; encoded by the coding sequence GTGCCGGACAGTGCCCACGGGCGCAAGATTGCCTTCGCCGCCTTCGTACGCAAGGCCCTCGACGACGCCCGCGCCAACCGCGCCTGGACCGGCACGGAGGTTTCCCGGCGGACCGGCGTCTCCCGCCAGACCATCAACAGGTGGGTACGCGGCGAGTGGGCCAGCGACCCCGAGGCGGAACGGGTCGTCGCGTTCTGTGAGGGGCTCGGCCTCAATCCGACCACCGCCTTCGGGGTGCTCGGCTGGGACCGCGCCACCTCGACGCGAACCGCGCCACCCACTCCGCCGATGGACCCGGACGTCGAGGCGCTGCTCCGCCGACTGGTGGATCCAAACGTCTCCGAGGCGGAGAAATTTCACATCAGGGAGACAATCAGATATCTGGCCTACCGGCCCACCTTGCCAGTAGATGTCCGAAAAGGGGGCAAACGAGCAGGCTAG
- a CDS encoding lytic transglycosylase domain-containing protein, whose protein sequence is MSRLWSRYGVRTLAVSMLLVGVAGGYFLGEDRETQQSGIDAQLVADAERAEFQLLRERNAAHKQAMAAQVAAEQEATRKAAETAKAAAERARKADAAADRKKREQRAANAPAKPYDGPIPDSCNEYSGNRAVGCALMLEAGFPIAEMPCLEKLWTKESGWNPKASNPSGAYGIPQAKPGSKMSAYGADWQNSAATQIKWGLSYIKGRYKTPCGAWTYFQNNGYY, encoded by the coding sequence GTGAGTCGGCTGTGGAGCCGCTACGGCGTCCGGACGCTCGCGGTCTCAATGCTGCTGGTGGGTGTTGCTGGTGGCTATTTCCTGGGTGAAGACCGGGAAACCCAACAGAGCGGAATCGACGCCCAACTCGTCGCTGACGCCGAGCGCGCCGAGTTCCAATTGCTGCGTGAGCGCAACGCCGCGCACAAGCAGGCGATGGCGGCACAGGTGGCCGCCGAGCAGGAAGCCACCCGTAAGGCCGCCGAGACCGCCAAGGCGGCCGCTGAGCGGGCCCGCAAGGCCGACGCGGCGGCGGATCGGAAGAAGCGTGAGCAGCGGGCGGCCAACGCGCCGGCCAAGCCGTACGACGGTCCGATCCCGGATTCGTGCAACGAGTACAGCGGCAACCGCGCGGTCGGCTGTGCGCTCATGCTCGAAGCCGGCTTCCCGATTGCCGAGATGCCCTGCCTGGAGAAGCTCTGGACCAAGGAGAGCGGCTGGAACCCCAAGGCGAGCAATCCCTCTGGTGCGTACGGCATCCCGCAGGCCAAGCCCGGCAGCAAGATGAGCGCGTACGGCGCGGACTGGCAGAACAGTGCGGCCACCCAGATCAAGTGGGGCCTGAGCTACATCAAGGGGCGGTACAAGACGCCCTGTGGGGCGTGGACCTACTTCCAGAACAACGGCTACTACTGA
- a CDS encoding NAD(P)/FAD-dependent oxidoreductase gives MREVDVAIIGAGPTGLFAAYYAGFRGLSVAVIDALPEPGGQVTAMYPEKVIYDVAGFPSIKGRDLVANLVVQAATFNPEYLLGVRAEKLSYQSGKPVLSLTGGTELACGSVLITGGLGSFTPRPLPAADSFVGSGIVFFVPHLADLAGQDVLIIGGGDSAFDWAQALAPLAASITLVHRREKFRAHAATVERVRKLPVRVVVNAEVTRIHGDGAVTGAEIVVKGGSAETVPVDTVVAALGFTADLGPLAEWGLNLDKRHILVDSTMATNLPRVFAAGDITEYKGKVRLIATGFGEAATAVNNAAVVIDPAAHLFPGHSSDAG, from the coding sequence ATGCGTGAGGTCGATGTCGCCATAATCGGAGCCGGCCCGACCGGACTCTTCGCCGCCTACTACGCCGGGTTCCGGGGCCTCTCCGTCGCCGTCATCGATGCGCTTCCCGAGCCCGGTGGCCAGGTGACCGCCATGTATCCGGAGAAGGTCATCTACGACGTGGCCGGGTTCCCGTCGATCAAAGGCCGGGACCTGGTCGCGAACCTGGTGGTCCAGGCCGCCACGTTCAACCCCGAATATCTGCTCGGCGTCCGCGCCGAGAAGCTCTCGTACCAGTCCGGCAAGCCGGTGCTGAGTCTCACCGGGGGCACCGAACTGGCCTGCGGCTCGGTGCTGATCACCGGCGGCCTCGGCAGTTTCACCCCCCGTCCGCTCCCGGCGGCGGACAGCTTCGTCGGCAGCGGCATCGTCTTCTTCGTACCGCACCTGGCCGACCTGGCCGGTCAGGATGTGCTGATCATCGGAGGTGGGGACTCGGCCTTCGACTGGGCGCAGGCACTGGCTCCACTGGCAGCCTCGATCACGCTGGTGCACCGACGGGAGAAGTTCCGGGCGCACGCCGCGACCGTGGAGCGGGTCCGCAAGCTGCCCGTACGCGTCGTCGTCAACGCCGAGGTGACCAGGATCCACGGCGACGGTGCGGTCACCGGCGCGGAGATCGTGGTCAAGGGTGGGAGCGCCGAGACGGTGCCGGTCGACACCGTGGTCGCCGCACTCGGCTTCACCGCTGACCTCGGGCCGCTCGCCGAGTGGGGACTGAACCTCGACAAGCGGCACATCCTGGTCGACAGCACGATGGCCACCAACCTGCCCCGGGTCTTCGCCGCCGGTGACATCACCGAGTACAAGGGCAAGGTCCGGCTGATCGCGACCGGCTTCGGTGAGGCGGCGACCGCCGTGAACAACGCGGCGGTGGTCATCGACCCCGCCGCCCACCTCTTTCCCGGACACTCTTCCGACGCCGGCTGA
- a CDS encoding rhomboid family intramembrane serine protease, whose amino-acid sequence MTFDSRSGGDPYRFGSDAFYAALGRAFVAMCAVVPVLFAIEGFDYWLDAGLDGTAGIIPHRIDGLDGIFFAPFLHHGFNHLYSNSVPLILLGTFVLAAGARRFLYSTLVIMFVSGLGVWFTGSANSVVVGASGIIFGYLGLLLMRGIVERSWWNFAVVLLVGLLYGGQLFGVLPTDEPISWQGHLFGLIGGLVAAILFRRRPQRDAYSSAPTLTLP is encoded by the coding sequence GTGACATTCGATTCCCGTAGCGGCGGCGACCCGTACCGGTTCGGCAGCGACGCCTTCTACGCCGCCCTCGGCCGCGCGTTCGTGGCCATGTGCGCGGTCGTGCCGGTGCTCTTCGCCATCGAGGGGTTCGACTACTGGCTGGACGCGGGGCTGGACGGCACGGCCGGGATCATCCCGCACCGGATCGACGGGCTGGACGGGATCTTCTTCGCGCCCTTCCTCCACCACGGCTTCAACCACCTCTACAGCAACAGCGTGCCGTTGATCCTGCTCGGCACGTTCGTGCTGGCGGCTGGCGCCCGGCGCTTCCTCTACTCCACCCTGGTGATCATGTTCGTGAGTGGGCTGGGGGTCTGGTTCACCGGCTCGGCGAACTCGGTCGTGGTGGGAGCCAGCGGGATCATCTTCGGCTACCTGGGCCTGCTGCTCATGCGCGGCATCGTCGAGCGGAGCTGGTGGAACTTCGCGGTGGTGCTGCTGGTCGGTCTGCTCTACGGCGGGCAGCTGTTCGGGGTGCTCCCCACCGACGAGCCGATCTCCTGGCAGGGGCACCTGTTCGGGCTGATCGGAGGGCTGGTGGCGGCGATCCTGTTCCGGCGCCGCCCACAACGCGACGCGTACTCCTCCGCCCCGACCCTCACGCTGCCCTGA